The following proteins are co-located in the Plasmodium brasilianum strain Bolivian I chromosome 11, whole genome shotgun sequence genome:
- a CDS encoding hypothetical protein (Plasmodium exported protein): MLYESDDAFGERLKVLEQDDEFRKRFNNLGASKDENDVKIKDQTLKHYNNIEKYENFSNILKSIDSSIESDLFQISLNNNYYFFKIQNKVKNILSYMKEHNVYSTFVILITVIASYLVLSLFIMICKAYISMNAASAILMP; encoded by the exons ATGTTATATGAAAGTGATGATGCATTTGGAGAAAGATTAAAAGTATTAGAACAAGATGACGAATTTAGAAAACgatttaataattta GGTGCATCCAAAGATGAAAatgatgtaaaaataaaagatcaGACCttaaaacattataataatattgaaaaatatgaaaatttctccaatattttaaaaagcatAGATTCAAGTATTGAATCAGATTTATTCCAAATCAgcttaaataataattattatttctttaaaattcaaaataaagttaaaaatatattaagttaCATGAAAGAACATAATGTATATTCTACATTTGTGATTCTTATAACTGTGATTGCGTCATATCTGGtactttctctttttataatGATTTGTAAAGCGTATATTTCTATGAACGCTGCATCAGCCATTTTGATGCCATGA